In one Bordetella pertussis 18323 genomic region, the following are encoded:
- the pgaC gene encoding poly-beta-1,6-N-acetyl-D-glucosamine synthase, with amino-acid sequence MNDSVKSVLSSFVFYYPFFMSYFWIVGGLLHFFLFEQGRKHRATLLPRVPRVAIVVPCYNEGENVAEVIAHLDRMHYPNYRIIAVNDGSRDNTGALLNELAEQYPRLLVVHQSRNEGKAIGLNTAAQLSDAEFLLCIDGDSLPHPDSITYMLTHFLHAGHVGAVTGNPRIRNRSTVLGRMQVGEFSSIVGLIKRTQQLYGKLMTVSGVMTMFRKQALHQVGYWSPDMQTEDIDISWKLQLAGWTLRYEPRALTWILMPETFRGLFKQRYRWARGGIETALKYAPRMLNPRQILMWPIFLEFSLSVLWAYAMLFLICMAVLGQFVALPPAWQFEIFPRWHGTLLFLTCLAQLFAGCIVDRAYDYRIFRYFADAVWYPIAFWIIGMITTVFALPRVLFRRAQSRARWVSPDRGIKHESVDH; translated from the coding sequence ATGAACGACTCCGTCAAGAGCGTGCTGTCCAGTTTCGTTTTCTATTACCCGTTCTTCATGTCGTATTTCTGGATCGTGGGCGGGCTGCTGCATTTCTTCCTGTTCGAGCAGGGACGCAAGCACCGCGCCACGCTGCTGCCGCGGGTGCCGCGCGTGGCCATCGTGGTGCCCTGCTACAACGAGGGCGAGAACGTGGCCGAGGTGATCGCGCACCTGGACCGCATGCACTACCCGAACTATCGCATCATCGCCGTCAACGACGGCAGCCGCGACAATACCGGCGCGCTGCTCAACGAGCTGGCCGAGCAGTATCCGCGCCTGCTGGTGGTGCACCAGAGCCGCAACGAGGGCAAGGCCATCGGCCTGAACACGGCCGCGCAGCTCAGCGACGCCGAGTTCCTGCTGTGCATCGACGGGGACTCGCTGCCCCACCCCGACTCGATCACCTACATGCTGACGCATTTCCTGCACGCCGGGCACGTCGGCGCGGTCACCGGCAACCCGCGCATCCGCAACCGCTCGACGGTGCTGGGCCGCATGCAGGTGGGCGAATTCTCGTCCATCGTGGGGCTGATCAAGCGCACCCAGCAGCTCTACGGCAAGCTGATGACCGTCTCCGGCGTCATGACCATGTTCCGCAAGCAGGCGCTGCACCAGGTCGGCTACTGGAGCCCCGACATGCAGACCGAGGACATCGATATCAGCTGGAAGCTGCAGCTGGCCGGCTGGACCCTGCGCTACGAACCGCGCGCGCTGACCTGGATCCTGATGCCCGAGACGTTCCGCGGGCTGTTCAAGCAGCGCTACCGCTGGGCGCGCGGCGGCATCGAGACCGCGCTGAAGTACGCCCCGCGCATGCTCAACCCGCGCCAGATCCTGATGTGGCCGATCTTCCTGGAGTTCAGCCTGAGCGTGCTATGGGCCTACGCCATGCTGTTCCTGATCTGCATGGCTGTGCTGGGCCAGTTCGTCGCGCTGCCGCCCGCCTGGCAGTTCGAGATATTCCCGCGCTGGCACGGCACGCTGCTGTTCCTGACCTGCCTGGCGCAGCTGTTCGCCGGCTGCATCGTCGACCGCGCCTACGATTACCGCATCTTCCGCTACTTCGCCGACGCCGTCTGGTATCCGATCGCGTTCTGGATCATCGGCATGATCACCACCGTCTTCGCGCTGCCGCGCGTCCTGTTTCGCCGAGCCCAAAGCCGGGCGCGGTGGGTAAGCCCCGACCGAGGAATCAAACATGAAAGCGTTGATCATTGA
- a CDS encoding membrane protein has protein sequence MRRAAKWWGPAATWTLAALLVLLVGHGVVPEAARVSDAPLLHAMAGHAYLLNWAAGLMALIGWGDSLVLYRRTRRRAV, from the coding sequence ATGAGACGCGCGGCCAAATGGTGGGGCCCTGCGGCCACCTGGACGCTGGCGGCCCTGTTGGTGTTGCTGGTGGGCCACGGCGTGGTGCCGGAGGCGGCGCGGGTCTCCGACGCGCCGTTGCTGCATGCCATGGCCGGGCATGCCTACCTGCTGAACTGGGCCGCCGGGTTGATGGCCCTGATCGGCTGGGGCGACAGCCTGGTCCTGTATCGCCGCACCCGCCGCCGGGCGGTTTGA
- the pgaB gene encoding poly-beta-1,6-N-acetyl-D-glucosamine N-deacetylase PgaB, whose protein sequence is MTAMHRTLLKWFACCALGLLMLPARAYKVDMLPPPDPDDGLTFRVLCMHDVRDNLRASFADMPDQFAIETRTLTDLFEWIRVKGFNPISMQQIIDSRAGVRPLPPRPILLTFDDGYASTYTKVFPLLKKFNYPAVVAVVTSWTDAPAGTKIRLSPKIEVPHDFFMTWAQLREMAQSGLVELASHSHNLHRGVLANPQGNEQPAASSRQYLPASGRYENDAEYRARVRQDLKTSADLIREHTGVTIRSIVWPYGAHNRDTDQVAAEVGLNIGLTLQPGPNTPDVSLTQIRRSLVDYEVNVATVARAMREPVSYHGQVRPIERIVQVDLDYIYDPDPEQQNRNLGQLIDRMKDLAPSAVYLQAFAYPKGDGDITEVYFPNRHLPMRADLFNRVAWQLKTRAGVMVYAWLPVLTFSVPPGNPAYGKVVQSTTRKPGERGLGSPTRLSPFHPDAHRVISEIYEDLAKAAHFDGLLFHDDAVLDDTEDSSPEALATYQGWGLPPDIAAIRADPKLAQQWSKGKIRYLIDFTMHLRHIVSGYQNDRDMVVARNLYAQPVLDPVSEAWYGQSLPEFLKSYDFVALMAMPNMEGAARPEQWMRQLVAAVARQKGLDRTIFELQARDWRVGKPIDTEILRKQMVQLRSLGAINYGYYPDDFIANHPDTEVLRDVMSLKSTLEKRRLTKAQELSRQTTLYGSASQDEPTQR, encoded by the coding sequence ATGACCGCCATGCATCGGACCCTGCTGAAATGGTTTGCCTGCTGCGCGCTGGGGCTGCTGATGCTGCCCGCGCGCGCTTACAAGGTGGACATGCTCCCGCCCCCCGATCCCGACGACGGCCTGACATTCCGGGTGCTGTGCATGCACGACGTGCGCGACAACCTGCGCGCCTCGTTTGCCGACATGCCCGATCAGTTCGCCATCGAGACGCGCACGCTGACCGATCTGTTCGAGTGGATACGCGTGAAGGGATTCAACCCCATCAGCATGCAACAGATCATCGATTCGCGCGCCGGCGTGCGCCCGCTGCCGCCGCGCCCCATCCTGCTGACCTTCGACGACGGCTACGCCAGCACCTACACCAAGGTGTTTCCCTTGCTGAAGAAATTCAACTATCCCGCGGTGGTCGCCGTCGTCACCAGCTGGACCGACGCGCCGGCCGGCACCAAGATCCGCCTCAGCCCCAAGATCGAAGTGCCGCACGACTTCTTCATGACCTGGGCGCAGCTGCGCGAAATGGCGCAGTCCGGCCTGGTCGAGCTGGCCTCCCACTCGCACAACCTGCACCGCGGCGTGCTGGCCAACCCGCAGGGCAACGAACAGCCCGCGGCGTCCTCGCGCCAGTACCTGCCGGCCAGCGGGCGCTACGAGAACGACGCCGAATATCGCGCCCGCGTGCGCCAGGATCTCAAGACCAGCGCCGACCTGATCCGCGAACACACCGGCGTGACCATCCGCTCCATCGTCTGGCCCTACGGCGCGCACAATCGCGACACCGACCAGGTGGCCGCCGAGGTGGGCCTGAACATCGGCCTGACGCTGCAGCCCGGCCCCAACACCCCCGACGTTTCGCTGACGCAGATCCGCCGCAGCCTGGTGGACTACGAGGTCAACGTCGCCACGGTCGCCCGCGCCATGCGCGAGCCGGTCAGCTACCACGGCCAGGTCCGCCCGATCGAGCGCATCGTGCAGGTCGACCTGGACTACATCTACGACCCCGACCCCGAGCAGCAGAACCGCAACCTCGGCCAGCTGATCGACCGCATGAAGGACCTGGCGCCCAGCGCCGTCTACCTGCAGGCCTTCGCCTATCCCAAGGGCGACGGCGACATCACCGAGGTGTACTTCCCCAACCGCCATCTGCCGATGCGCGCCGATCTGTTCAACCGCGTGGCCTGGCAGCTGAAGACCCGCGCCGGCGTGATGGTGTACGCCTGGCTGCCCGTGCTGACCTTCTCGGTGCCGCCCGGCAACCCGGCCTATGGCAAGGTGGTGCAGTCGACGACCCGCAAGCCCGGCGAGCGCGGCCTGGGCAGCCCGACCCGGCTCAGCCCTTTCCATCCCGACGCCCACCGCGTCATCAGCGAGATCTACGAAGACCTGGCCAAGGCGGCCCACTTCGACGGCCTGCTGTTCCACGACGACGCCGTGCTCGACGACACCGAGGACAGCAGCCCCGAGGCGCTGGCCACCTACCAGGGCTGGGGCCTGCCGCCCGATATCGCGGCGATACGCGCCGACCCCAAGCTGGCCCAGCAATGGTCCAAGGGCAAGATCCGCTACCTGATCGACTTCACGATGCACCTGCGCCATATCGTGTCCGGCTACCAGAACGACCGCGACATGGTGGTGGCGCGCAATCTCTACGCCCAGCCGGTGCTCGATCCCGTGTCGGAGGCCTGGTACGGCCAGAGCCTGCCGGAATTCCTCAAGAGCTACGATTTCGTGGCGCTGATGGCCATGCCCAACATGGAGGGCGCCGCGCGGCCCGAGCAATGGATGCGCCAGCTGGTGGCCGCCGTGGCGCGCCAGAAGGGCCTGGACCGCACCATCTTCGAGCTGCAGGCGCGCGACTGGCGCGTGGGCAAGCCGATCGACACCGAGATACTGCGCAAGCAGATGGTGCAATTGCGCAGCCTGGGCGCCATCAACTATGGCTACTACCCGGACGATTTCATCGCCAACCACCCTGACACCGAAGTGCTGCGCGACGTGATGTCGCTGAAGTCGACGCTGGAAAAGCGCCGCCTGACCAAGGCCCAGGAACTATCGCGCCAGACCACGCTGTACGGCAGTGCGTCGCAGGACGAGCCGACGCAGAGGTAG
- a CDS encoding alkene reductase → MSTLFQPLNAGKLRLANRIVMAPLTRNRSPNAVPPPLTATYYVQRASAGLIITEATAISHQGQGYADVPGLYAPEQLAGWRRVTDAVHAAGGTIVVQLWHVGRISHTTLQPGQGAPVAPSAIRAQARTYLVDAQGKGQFADTSEPRALALDELPGIVEDYRRAARAAIDHGFDGVELHAANGYLLDQFLRSGSNHRDDAYGGSIENRARLLLRALDAVCAEVGADRVGIRLSPVTPANDAHDDQPQPLFEYVLRELARRGLAYVHVIEGATGGDRAYQQGPAPFDYAALKAAYRAAGGAGAWMVNNGYDISLAEQKLSSGQADLVAFGKPFIANPDLVARLRQGAALNEGDRDTFYGGGERGYTDYPALA, encoded by the coding sequence ATGTCCACGTTGTTCCAACCGTTGAACGCCGGCAAGTTGCGGCTCGCCAACCGCATCGTGATGGCGCCGTTGACGCGCAACCGTTCGCCCAATGCCGTGCCGCCGCCCCTGACGGCCACCTACTACGTGCAGCGCGCCAGCGCCGGCCTGATCATCACCGAAGCCACCGCCATTTCCCACCAGGGCCAGGGCTACGCGGACGTGCCGGGGCTGTACGCGCCCGAACAACTGGCCGGCTGGCGGCGCGTGACGGACGCGGTGCACGCGGCCGGCGGCACGATCGTGGTGCAGTTGTGGCATGTGGGGCGCATTTCGCACACCACCCTGCAGCCGGGGCAGGGCGCGCCGGTCGCGCCCTCGGCGATCCGCGCCCAGGCGCGCACGTACCTGGTCGATGCGCAGGGCAAGGGGCAGTTCGCCGATACCTCGGAGCCCCGCGCGCTGGCGCTGGACGAGCTGCCGGGCATCGTGGAGGACTACCGGCGCGCCGCGCGGGCCGCGATCGACCATGGTTTCGACGGGGTCGAGCTGCATGCCGCCAATGGCTACCTGCTGGACCAGTTCCTGCGCTCGGGCAGCAACCATCGCGACGACGCGTACGGCGGCTCGATCGAGAACCGGGCGCGGCTGCTGCTGCGGGCGCTCGATGCGGTCTGCGCCGAGGTCGGCGCCGATCGCGTCGGCATCCGGCTCTCGCCGGTCACGCCGGCCAACGATGCGCACGACGACCAGCCGCAGCCCTTGTTCGAATACGTGCTGCGCGAGCTGGCGCGGCGCGGCCTGGCGTACGTGCACGTGATCGAGGGGGCGACCGGCGGCGACCGCGCCTACCAGCAGGGGCCGGCCCCGTTCGACTACGCGGCGCTCAAGGCGGCCTACCGCGCCGCCGGCGGCGCCGGCGCCTGGATGGTGAACAACGGCTACGACATCAGCCTGGCCGAACAGAAACTGTCCAGCGGGCAGGCCGATCTGGTGGCGTTCGGCAAGCCGTTCATCGCCAACCCCGACCTGGTGGCGCGCTTGCGCCAGGGCGCGGCGCTGAACGAGGGCGACCGCGATACGTTCTATGGCGGCGGCGAGCGCGGCTATACGGACTACCCCGCGCTCGCCTGA
- the pgaA gene encoding poly-beta-1,6 N-acetyl-D-glucosamine export porin PgaA, with protein MNNDQTRRTRPASVRGLRRTRLLVAGLAFVGAAAAAAPSVRDQVQEASRSGAANLALDLATEHRALFTPLEYAQLQHAAIAQRLRWSRAETWNLTGPERFATLDAALADGWQLLDSLPLAPEYASLRTAVISDMIYGLGLRGRYADAIKLYEGLRATNTPVHPYVLVSAGNAYAYEERYDEAIVCYEEALAKAGPGDIDRVPTQESLFFAYMDRGRYEDAEQLLQRIEKTSPQYVENAPVAERPNEDYATAQRLRAQYLMYSGETEAGTLAIDALQHDAPFSSGLRNAAASARLSDARPREAKAAFTTALAERPDDIQAMTGLARASMALREYPEAEAIVTTLSERFPESSSVRNLQRDYEVYQSPLLTMDFGGDIGHGGDNSNNDNSTIANREWSLNTMLYTSPISHNYRLFFHQFTGYADLGDGHKSRVRNGAGLEYRRGSIEASTELHQSTGPSGRFGASANVAWLPSDGWRLAANFDSDSNDLPWKAYRAGIHGWSSGVSARYQPTERTYYDVAYQLQHYSDSNTRQTIGATWFQNLWTVPRHSVSTWTSVAYSNNSKTDTECFSPDHDLTAQVTAMYEWRPWRDGQYAFRQRVYATGGVYNQAEHGNSALWQLRLEQVWDLPRQTSITYGVGYGRHSYDGDPENRTLFYLTLNIPF; from the coding sequence ATGAACAACGATCAAACCAGGCGTACCCGGCCCGCATCCGTGCGTGGCCTGCGGCGGACTCGGCTGCTGGTGGCGGGGCTGGCGTTCGTGGGCGCGGCAGCGGCAGCGGCCCCGTCGGTGCGGGACCAGGTGCAGGAGGCCAGCCGCAGCGGCGCGGCCAATCTGGCGCTGGACCTGGCCACCGAACACCGGGCGCTGTTCACGCCGCTGGAATATGCGCAGCTGCAGCATGCCGCGATCGCCCAGCGCCTGCGCTGGTCGCGCGCCGAAACCTGGAACCTGACCGGACCCGAGCGTTTCGCGACGCTGGACGCGGCGCTGGCCGATGGCTGGCAACTGCTCGACAGCCTGCCGCTGGCGCCCGAGTATGCGTCGCTGCGCACGGCGGTGATCAGCGACATGATCTACGGCCTGGGCCTGCGCGGCCGCTACGCGGACGCCATCAAGCTGTACGAGGGGCTGCGCGCCACCAATACGCCGGTGCACCCCTACGTGCTGGTTTCGGCCGGCAACGCCTACGCGTACGAGGAACGCTACGATGAGGCGATCGTCTGCTACGAAGAGGCGCTGGCCAAGGCCGGCCCGGGCGACATCGACCGCGTCCCGACCCAGGAGTCGCTGTTCTTCGCCTATATGGACCGCGGCCGCTACGAGGATGCCGAGCAGCTCTTGCAGCGCATCGAGAAAACCTCGCCGCAATACGTGGAGAACGCGCCGGTCGCCGAACGGCCCAATGAAGACTACGCCACGGCGCAGCGCCTGCGCGCGCAGTACCTGATGTATTCCGGCGAGACCGAGGCCGGCACGCTGGCCATCGACGCTCTGCAGCACGATGCCCCGTTCAGCTCGGGCCTGCGCAACGCGGCGGCCAGCGCCCGGCTGAGCGACGCCCGCCCGCGCGAGGCCAAGGCGGCGTTCACCACCGCGCTGGCCGAGCGGCCGGATGATATCCAGGCCATGACCGGCCTGGCGCGCGCCTCGATGGCGCTGCGCGAATATCCCGAAGCCGAGGCCATCGTCACCACGCTGTCCGAGCGCTTTCCCGAAAGCAGCAGCGTGCGCAATCTCCAGCGCGACTACGAGGTGTACCAGTCGCCGCTGCTGACCATGGATTTCGGCGGAGACATCGGCCACGGCGGCGACAACAGCAACAACGACAACTCCACCATCGCCAACCGCGAGTGGTCGCTCAACACCATGCTGTACACCAGCCCGATCTCGCACAACTACCGCCTGTTCTTCCACCAGTTCACCGGCTATGCGGACCTGGGCGACGGCCACAAGTCGCGGGTGCGCAACGGCGCCGGCCTGGAGTACCGCCGCGGCAGCATCGAGGCCTCGACCGAGCTGCACCAGTCCACCGGCCCGTCGGGCCGGTTCGGCGCCTCGGCCAATGTGGCCTGGCTGCCGTCGGACGGCTGGCGCCTGGCCGCCAACTTCGACAGCGACAGCAACGACCTGCCCTGGAAAGCCTACCGCGCCGGCATCCATGGCTGGAGCAGCGGCGTATCGGCGCGCTACCAGCCGACCGAGCGCACCTATTACGACGTGGCCTACCAGCTGCAGCACTACAGCGACTCGAATACCCGCCAGACCATCGGCGCCACCTGGTTCCAGAACCTGTGGACCGTGCCGCGCCACAGCGTCAGCACCTGGACCAGCGTGGCGTACTCGAACAACAGCAAGACCGACACCGAATGCTTCAGCCCCGACCACGACCTGACCGCGCAGGTCACCGCCATGTACGAATGGCGCCCGTGGCGCGACGGCCAGTACGCGTTCCGCCAGCGCGTCTACGCCACCGGCGGGGTCTACAACCAGGCCGAGCATGGCAACAGCGCCCTGTGGCAGCTGCGCCTGGAACAGGTCTGGGACCTGCCGCGCCAGACCAGCATCACCTATGGCGTGGGCTACGGCCGCCACAGCTATGACGGCGACCCGGAGAACCGCACCTTGTTCTATCTGACCCTGAACATTCCCTTCTGA